In Clostridiisalibacter paucivorans DSM 22131, the genomic stretch GCATGGAACGCATTTGTCAATTCTTCTGTCTTCTTCTTAATATCTTCAATGTTATCTCCCTCTAAGGATTTTTTCAATTCATCTAATTTACCCTGAACTTTTGACTTTTCATCTTCTGAAATTTTGCCTTCCATATCTTTCAATGTTTTCTCAGTTTGATATACTAAAGAATCAGCATTATTTCTAACCTCTATCTCTTCTTTTCTCTTCTTATCTTCTTCAGCAAACTTCTCTGCTTCTTTTACTTTCTTATTTATTTCTTCATCTGTTAAGTTTGTAGATGCTGTTATAGTTATCTTTTGCTCTTTACCAGTTCCTAAATCTTTAGCAGAAACATTAACTATACCATTGGCATCTATATCAAAAGTAACCTCTATTTGTGGTACACCTCTTGGTGCTGGTGGTATACCAGAAAGTTGGAATCTTCCCAAAGTAACATTGTCTTTAGCCATTGGTCTCTCACCTTGAAGTACATGTATGTCAACAGCTGTTTGATTATCAGCAGCAGTTGAAAATACCTGGCTCTTCTTAGTAGGTATAGTAGTATTCCTCTCTATAAGCTTTGTAGCAACTCCACCTAATGTCTCTATTCCTAAAGATAATGGTGTTACATCTAATAATAATACATCTTTAACTTCACCACTTAAAACTCCACCTTGTATTGCAGCTCCCAATGCCACACACTCATCTGGATTTACTCCTTTATGTGGATCTTTGCCAGTAAGTTTTTTTACAGCTTCTTGTACAGCAGGTATCCTTGTAGAACCACCAACTAATATTACTTTATCTATATCTGATGGTGATAATCCTGCATCTGATAATGCATCCTTAGTAGGTCCCAATGTCCTTTCTACAAGATTAGATGAAAGTTCTTCAAATTTTGCTCTCTTCAAATCTATATTTAGATGCTTAGGACCTTCTTGAGTAGCAGTAATAAATGGTAAGTTTACATTGGTAGTCATTGTACTAGAAAGTTCTTTTTTTGCCTTTTCAGCAGCTTCTTTTAGTCTTTGCAATGCCATATTATCTTTTCTTAAATCTATACCATTTTCTTTCTTAAATTCTTCAGCTAAGTAATCTATTATTACTTGGTCAAAATCATCCCCACCAAGCATATTGTCTCCTTTAGTAGCAACAACTTCAAATACTCCATCTCCCAATTCAAGTATAGATACATCAAATGTACCTCCACCAAGGTCAAACACCATTATTTTTTGTTGTTCATCAACCTTGTCAAGACCATAAGATAATGAAGCAGCTGTTGGCTCATTAATAATCCTCAATACATTTAGCCCTGATATCCTACCTGCATCCTTTGTAGCTTGCCTTTGGCTATCAGTAAAATACGCTGGCACTGTTATTACTACATCGGTTACCTTTTCTCCTAAATAATTTTCAGCATCTGATTTTAATTTTTGCAAAATCATTGCAGATATATCTTGAGGTGTATGTTTCTTACCA encodes the following:
- the dnaK gene encoding molecular chaperone DnaK; the protein is MGKVIGIDLGTTNSCVAVMEGGESVVISNAEGNRTTPSVVAFTKEGERLVGETAKRQAITNPDRTIMSIKRHMGTDYGVDIDGKKHTPQDISAMILQKLKSDAENYLGEKVTDVVITVPAYFTDSQRQATKDAGRISGLNVLRIINEPTAASLSYGLDKVDEQQKIMVFDLGGGTFDVSILELGDGVFEVVATKGDNMLGGDDFDQVIIDYLAEEFKKENGIDLRKDNMALQRLKEAAEKAKKELSSTMTTNVNLPFITATQEGPKHLNIDLKRAKFEELSSNLVERTLGPTKDALSDAGLSPSDIDKVILVGGSTRIPAVQEAVKKLTGKDPHKGVNPDECVALGAAIQGGVLSGEVKDVLLLDVTPLSLGIETLGGVATKLIERNTTIPTKKSQVFSTAADNQTAVDIHVLQGERPMAKDNVTLGRFQLSGIPPAPRGVPQIEVTFDIDANGIVNVSAKDLGTGKEQKITITASTNLTDEEINKKVKEAEKFAEEDKKRKEEIEVRNNADSLVYQTEKTLKDMEGKISEDEKSKVQGKLDELKKSLEGDNIEDIKKKTEELTNAFHAISQKMYEQAQQQGQAQQGQAEQGQQENNQSDDNVVDADYEVVDDEDK